The DNA segment CTAAGATACTTGCTAGAGGAACTTCATTCATCTTCTTAGGTTTACACCTACGCAATGTGTGCGTATGTGTGTATCTTTGTCCccttctaaaattttcaatacttcAAAACTGCCACCAAGCATAAACCCTTCATTCTTTTGGCTAGTAGAAGCCAAAATGCTGCTTGCAAAAAGTGGCATAAACCAAAATCACCATTCGCAGACCAGGGCGGCACCAAACATACAACTAATAAGGTTTTCTTACTACTAGTAAATCCTACATCCATATTTCTACCTTCAAACCAAATTATATACTTCCCGAAAagatactttctaatcttattaTTCACATTTAATGTgcgataaaaatactaaataaaaaattatcaaccAAAATGAAAACCAACCTTAGCTGATGTTTCTAAGATGCATTTCataaaaatcattcaattttttACCGAACGACAATCCCCTTTTCTTCATTTCACTCAAAACAACCATAGCTTCCACTTCCCTTCCCAAACTCACCAATTTATTAGCCAAAACCCCAAAACTCTCTTGATCCAACATTGCATCCCTCCCTCCACATGCCTTCACAAACCTCACCGCCCCGTCATAATACCTAATACTCAACATCCCATTTATCAGGTGCGTATGCGTCGAATACATCACCGATTTTCCAGCATCCATCATACTCCTCAACAACACCAAACCCCCTTCCACCTTCCCCACCCTACACGCTCCCAATATTAGCGCGTCGTACGTCCGCATATCAGCACCCAACCCTTCCTCCTCTATCTTCTTCACCACCGCGCTCGCCTCCCTCAACTTACTCTCGGAACAGTACGCAGTCAGTAAATAATTATACGCCGTCACGTCCGGTTTAACTCCGGCGACTCTCATTATATCCACCACCCGCCACGCCTCCTCCATCCTCTTCTTCTTCGACAACGCGTTCACGATCGGATGAAAGGTGGCGGCGTTCAACTCTCTTTTCTCCATCATCGTCTGAACCACGCGCAGCGAATCTTCGATTCTCTCGATCTTGCAGAGACGTGCTATAAGCAAATCGAAAGCCTGCTTGCGCGTGACGCCTTTGTCTAAACGAGACAACGTTTGGATCAAAGGGTCGAGGATAGAGAGAGAGGAATCCGTATTGGTGATGAAGCTGAAGGTTTTCATGGTGTTGAAGCACCCGTCTTTTATTCGCTTGTTGAGAAGGTAGCCTACTGTCGCCATATCTCCATTTCGGCCGGCTTTGTAAACCTGGTGGTCGTAGTAGGACGATGTGGGCTCGTCGGGAAATGGGTCGTCGAATGGACCGGGGTCAACATACTGAGCAGAGGAGGAGAAGCGCGTGAAGAAGAAACTGGAGATAAATTGTGGGTTAGGGAATTTGGTGTTGAGTTTTCGGAGAATGGACATCAGAGAACAAGGTCGGAGAAATGGAGGGTTTTGGTGTTGGGGACTTAATCTAGGGTTTAAGGAGAAATTTGTAGTTGCCATAATCATAAATTTAGTCCttagtatttatattttctattaatttaactcttatttttttaattaaatttaatcattaatttttattagaaaaagtcAAATTACTTTACTTaaccaaaatattaattaaaatatcaatttttttaaatgatattggTGACAAGTTTACGAGCAAAGTTAATATGtcattatttatcttatatgcTATATCAGtaaatagtttttaaaattatgaaaaatatttaaaaataatgttaGAGTTATATGACCCAAATTCCTGTTAAAGAAATAAGATATAGTGGCAAAATAAGAAGATCTGTGGGGGAAAAGATTGTAACCTGCTACAAATCCCCATTATTAAGTATAAAATTACTCTTTTATTTGACATTAATTGCATAAGTAGAATCCATATATAACTATTCTTCTTCTATTTGATATTGGTTAAAATAAGGttttttgaacttttaaatagatttaatttaaaattttaatattttagttcgtatttccatttaaaaagaaaataaagatcaAATTGACAATAAATATATACGTTAAAAAGgctaatttttatattataccttttctaattttaataattttttaaaaaataacttttaatattCTGTTTTGAGTTgctatttattttgtaaatacatattttggtttttaattgaaatttagtaatcatattatgtgatatataaataatataacaagtctcaatttcttatttatttttatctattttttttattaaatatggatttaaatatttattaatatccCATGCACTTCCGtgcatttttatataatatttttaattaaaatatattataaaattgtataaaaaattcaagataaaacttaaaatataactaattttaataaatattttaaatattaatgaaGTATAAAATATTGAATGAATTCAAGTAAGACCATATGTTAAAATAACTCAcaatattaaaaacattttaacataaataattgataaacttaaaatataaaatgaccctatattttaatatattttaagtttatataatgacctgtatattaattatatttaatatattaataatttaataaattaaaatatgatccACACTCTTCACTTGAATATAAAAGCTCTTGAATCAAACATTATATATACTTAAAGGTGATGGATTGGCTATTGTTCCAGTTTGTGTGCAGGTACAAGTGAGCAATAAGATGGATGATACAGCTCCAAGAAGCATAGTGGATCCTACAATTATCATAGAATGCTCAACTGAATCCTTGAAGACAGTGATGGACATATGCCTGAGATGCCTGTCCAATGACCCGACCTGACCGCTAGTCCTTCCGTTGAAGATGTCCTTTGGACTTTGCAATTTGCAGCTCAACTTCAGGATCCATGGCGACATGATTCTCACCACATCGATCGTCTATACGGCTTATATATAATACAAGGAAACTAGCAAAATATGACCTTTaaatctttcatattttattattaaaaataaataaaaggaataatTTAAGCTCATCCAATCCAAATTATAAGAAACCATGTCCAAGACTGGAGAAAAAAACACAAACAATGAAGAGCTGCACTCAAATTACTCTCACAAATATGAATatgaatatataaaagaaataatttataCATAGAATTTGCGAAAGTGGCTAAGTGTATATAATACAAGTACAAAAAGATTTAACAAGTACTGCCAGAGAGATCCCCAGAAAGAGCACTTCCATAAGAAACTGAACCTGTTTGTGAAGCTGAACCCCCTCTTGCTTTCTGCATTTGTCTTATTCTGAATGCATCTCTTTGCAGTGGCTGGCTTTGTACTGTTGTACTTTCCTCCTCTTCTTGCCCTTGTAAAATATAAACACACACAGATTAGCCAAATCCTACCCCTCAAAATGGATGACAAGTTAAAAACACCTATCTTATCTAAACATACGGATGTAACACACTGATTAACAACACCTATGGTTAGATGCAATGGAGTCTTGTACAGTAACACACTGATTAACAACGGATCTTCAATACTAACGCTAATATGAGGATGTTCCCATAGCCGTATGTCACACGTTTAGTCCTTGGGGATATAAGCGGGTGCATTGCAATCCTACAAGACATGTTTTTTGGGGAAGAGGGTAATGGCCCTGTGACACGTACCCATTCCCCAAAAATGTACTAACAAAGGCACCCAACTAGACTTAACAAAACTGTGCACGTACATGTGCCACAGCACCTATGTTACTCGGACTCTGTTGTGTCTAACCTGAGTATATCCAAATTTTTCAAGATTTGGAGAGTCCATGGAAAATAATATCCCTATACCCAGGATTATGTCAGATATACACTGAATACCTCAAAAATTGAAGGGTTGAAGCAACATGAGAAAACACATGCTAATTAAATTCATTTCAATTACCATGACCAGTCACCCATTCcaataagaaataagaaaaaatgcAGTTGATCCTCAATAAAAATGATATTCAGACCAGGAAAGTAATGGCAAGTAACTTACTCTCTTGATCCTTCCTTTTGCCGAGCTGTCTGTCCCGTGGCCTGAAAGATGAATTACTGGGAATGGGATGGGACTTGCTTGACCCAGAAAGATCACTTGTGCTAGGAGCAGGACCTGCAGTCCTTTGAGATGGAAGGCTCGTTGCTTTTTTTGTCTGGACAGTTGGATAGTCATTCTGCAAACAAATAGACAATACAATGTCTACATTTGGTGCCGGACCTGAAATCATTACCAAAAGAAATGAATAACCAGGTGACAGACGCAAATTGAGATaagcaattaaaatttatcatgtaCTTAATGATCTTACTACCACCCTATGTTACTCAGCGCGGGTGTGAATATCAAGATACGAATATGTGTCAAATATGGAAATATTCAGTTTTCTCTAAGTTTTTCTGTCTATTTGAAGAATCCTTTTAAGGATCATATCCCATACCGATGGCCAAACATGCATCCACACGGGTATCAAACAAGGATCACATCCCATACTCGTATCCTTATTTGACACTTGCCCCCAACCCAAGTAACATAGTTTTGTGTCTGCACATGTACATATACCATTTAATGTATTCACAGAAACTATGATGAAAATTcacttaaaatattttccaccaaaATCCATCGTATAACTTTCTCAAAGAGGTTCTTTCATCGTCGGGCATGGGTGTTGAAAACatatactttaagaaaaatgaatgaCAGGGGTATCGAAGATGGATACTTCAAGCAAAATGAAGAGTCGGATAAACATAGCTCTGTATATCCTCTCAGCTGctatattttttggttttattacCTTATTCTCTGAATTTTCTTCCTCAATgaagttcttttttattttttgattctaGCTTTGCCCCTATGGCATGAACCTTgtgatgaattaaaaaattaaagaaatataaaaaaataggtaaaattgACAATGAATCATTATTCCGAAGTTATAAACTAGTTATTCTAATAGGATATTAAAATGCCAAGAgtgcaaaacaaataattttcCAAGGATACCAGGTCAGAAGAGACTTAAAAAGGCCAGCTAGACAGAGAAATTCAAGCAGATGCATCGCTGTATTTCATCATCGATATGTTGCATTTTggatcataattcaaattcaaatacagATTATAGGTTAATATCAATCAGCGTTAGATATTACAGCATGCACAACTGCAGTAGGAGTTTGAAAGATTACCCTCGATAGAAGGCAAGCCAGCCAAAAATGCTGACAAAGAAGGTGGTGTTGCTTTCAGTACTTCATCAAATGCATTAGAGGATACACCGTCTACCATTGAAACTGTGGGATTGGACAATGGGTTTGAAGCAGCACCAACAACTGTAGCCATGGGATTCGACAAATTGGAAGCAGCGAGAATTGCAGTAGTGGTGTTTGATGGAACTGTAGTTCCTACATTAAAACAAGTTCAGTCAGTTAAGTATCTAGCATTTCAATATGATTCAACAAGCATACAATTTAATGTTATAAAAGGTAAAAGTATAATATTTGCCACTCAAGTCATGTCAATTGCCGGAAGGTAAATAAGCAGAACTGCTAAAAGCTAGTGACCTTTAAAGCCATTATCAAGCCCAAAAGAacagcaaaataaaataattcgttGTACATATCAGATATTTTAAACACCCGACCCTAGCCTCTCTCAAAACCTTCCCTCTTCTATCTCAATGAGGAAATGACACAAAAAAGGGAATGGAAAAAGAAACACCGTAAAATCCTAACAGCTATAATTCCTTAAAAGTTACACCAAGGAGTATAACTGCACTGCATCACATGATCAACCAGCACCATTTCTATTGAAGTTAATATACTGAAAACAGAAATATAACTGCACTGCACCACACGATCACCCAGCATCATTTCTCTTGAAGTTAATACAAAACTGTTTTCAAAAAAGTTATAAGCTAGTTACGGGTCACCACTTCTAAAAGCATAATAGTAGCGTAGGAGATACATGTTTATGTTTGACCCGTTCTAAGCCAACACCCTTGACTTTGAAAATTGGAGAATCTCTATGGTTCCTTTCCTTTTTCAATGCCTGGCCCTTTGGCTAAGTTGAGCTTTTCTCTTTATCATTTACCATTCTAAtacattttatatttcttttctcttaataCTCATATTTGGTTTGCCATTTCAAAGATTCACGACAGTAGTTATACAAAGATGAATAGGCATATTCTTGGACATATATGACAGTTTTAAGTAAAACTGCTTTGATATTTATAGATCAATGATTTAGGCTTGATTTATAAATTACTCATGTGCATGCACATCTCATAATCCTTCGTATTCACCAGTGTGCATCAAGGATCATCTAATAAGATAAATCCCAGAATCAGCCATAGGACCTCACCCCAGAATGAAGAGCTCAATCAGACAAATAAACCCTACGGAGCATTTCAATTGCTCTCATTACCAGTATCACTTACATCAATAACAATAGTTTTGGTTAATTTCATTTCCAAGTCAAATTACATCAGAAGTTCACTAGAAAGAATCAGAAGAGCAAATTTTGTTAATCACATCAAAGCAGCACTTGAATATTCATACACAGATGACCACATAAGTCTCTAAAAAGGACTTCTTGAAAGCTTCTATTGCAATCTCGCTAATGACCAAAGCATATAGATAAgaccttaattaaaaaaaaaagacaacaaCCTAAAATAGAAAAGGAAACTAAAAAACTATTGGAAACAATCACATGATTATTGAGGCAACGAGGTCTAATTTTTTCTACAGAATCATATGCCTATTTCATGCATAAATGACTGCATAAGTCTACACAAAGGATATCTTTAGCTTCAAGTTCAATACTGCTAATGACCAATGTATATGAACAAGTCAACACCATAATTAAACAAGATGACAAAATGAGATACTGCGTCCATTCATGGCCCAATGAAGTTGCCAAGAAAAATAGAATACCATTGAAAAAATCACATGACTATTGAGGcatatatttttattcaagtaAATGTTTGTACCATGATGCTGCCTTGGATCATAAATCACCATCTGAGACGTATCTGGACGAAGGACTTTCAGAGAAGCAGTCGAAACACCTGATGGTGCAGATGTACTCTTATCTGcacaaatgaaaacaaaaattagcCCAATGAGTACTAATAGTAACCTGGAACAAGAAACAGTCTACCTGTCATTGCAGATCCATTAGAGAGAGCTGACTTATCCACTTTCTTACCAATGTTTTTAGAGAGCCACTGAAGAGAATATCAACGAGTTCAAAAATTAGCAAATGCAATTTCAATGATTTGAACATAGAGGCACAGAAGCAATTTTACGAGTTATAGCTACAGttttcaaaggaaaaagaaattacaCATAAACAAGTCCCAATTTTTTTCATATCTATTGCTGAGACATGAGCAACAAGTTTGCGGTTTTATGAAAGAACAATAAAGCATGTTCAAGCTTAAAGCATCTAAAAAGTAGATGTTAATCATGTTATCAAGACAGGTCTCAATAATCTGGGGTAAGAAAAGATCATAATATTTCATTTTGACTGGAGGTTCCAAAGGCAGATATGCATCCGGTACAATCAGAAGCTCTAAAAGGAGCCAAATTACATTGGCCTTTGCAATGACATTACAATGACCATAACAAACATCAAGGttatgactaaaataaaaaaataacatccCTAGTTGCTGATAGGTTATAGAAAAAGTTTGAAATGGTACATGGTTATCTTGACATGGAAATTTCCAACCTCATTACATCAATGAACTTCAAAATTTCCCATCAGTCGTAAACATAGCATATTACTTTTATTTACGACATACTTCTCAAATACATCAGATCAACCTAAACAGTCATCAATTGTATGACACTCACCTGCCATCCTCAAGATTTTGATAGAGATCTCTACAACTATCTGTATCATGGAGGATTAAGAAGAAGGCCCTTGTTGCAAGACCAAATACCAAATAAGGCTACACAGCTATAGCTCATTCTTCTGTGGACTTATTTGGCTAAGATACTTGCTAGAGGAACTTCATTCTTCTTCTTAGGTTTGCACCTACACGATGTGTTTGTATGTGTGTATCTTTGTCCccttctaaaattttcaatactacTCTAAACTGCTACCAAGCATAAAGCTGCCATTCTTTTGGCTGGTAGCTTCAACATAGATGCCAAAATGCTCTTGCCAAAACAGGCATAAACCAAAATCAGGTAATCATCAAAATCCCCACCTAAAGAGCAAACCACCATTCACAGACCAGGGTCGGCACCAAACACGGTTTTCTTACTACTATTAATCCTACATCCAATTTTTAAGAAGTCTTACTTACTAACAAATATTTCTACCTTCTTGcacataaataataatagttattagtcCTAAGCCAATGTTTAATAAATGTCCTAGTCTTACCCTCCTCCATTCATAATCGTTAGTTGTACTGCTTAACTATCCTCTCTATTACCAAAAATTACTACTCTCAATGTGTATCACCAAACATAGTTCTAACTAATAGTCTGCATTATGTCACAAGTTTTCTCCCTCAAGATTTATAAGATTAACCCAGTTAAATATGCAAACCAACAACCTTAGAAATTTTCTTTCTCATGCAACGGATTCCTCTTTTCCATTTTCTGATTGAAATGTTCCATTTATGAGAAGTGTGAAAtcgaaagaaagagaagaaagaggGGCTGCTGCTGGTTACTGTTTTGGCTGTAACAGCCATGAAAAAGACAgtgagaagagaagaaaaaatgaagaggaaaagagaaaattatgtTCTGAAGATATTCCTTGTGTATATACACTCCATTACACAACCTATTTATACTAATAATCAGATATACTAAGAAGGAAAGTCAAAGATTACACATTACACAACTTATTTATACTAATAATCAGATATACAAAGGAAAGTCAAAGATTATACATCCTAATGTTGTGCTAGTCAATCCCCAGAATCATGATACCTTAAAATCTTAAGACTACTATCACAACAAGAAGCATATTTCCGTCAAACAATTTATAGCCAGACAAACTAAACATGCAAAAACTAAAAGGGAATGAAGTAAAAGCATCACTGAGAACTTCAATAATGTTTCAACTTCACAAGTACACATGAATATTTACACATAGATCAAACAAATGATGAAGGATGCAACCTAGAATGTAATCCATCTAAAATGACAATGGTATATCCTGATAGGAGAAACCTCTTGTCTGGACAAGTGATCAAGATCCTTGGAGGAACAGGGCCAGAGATCCTTGAAACTGTAGCGTGATATAAGATCTAGTAGAGAAGTCTCCAGTGCAGAAGCACCCTCTTCACTTGTTCCAGAAAGAGCTTCTTTCCGCCTTTGTTCAACCTACATGGATAAAACAATAGTTACGGCTCTTCTTAAAAGAgggggggggggggaacaacTCCCAAAGATGATGATTGAGGGTTGACATCTAAAACATAATTGAAGATATTGTTCAGCAAAGCAGATCTAGACCAGATTCAAAATAATATCAAGAACTCCTCCATGCATAAAGAAACAAGGATCTAAGAAATCTTCAACAGCTTCGAAAACACACTGGAAATATATTAAAGTACCGAGTATGACCCAACAGAAATTCTCTACCTTCAACATGCTAGCTAGATCGCCATAAGTTTTCTCGAACTGGGTGAATCGTTTCCAGACCTGCAAATAAgggaaatttcaaaaattagatGCTATAATGTTAACAAAATATAACCAAAACTCACTGTTTTACAAACAAAATATAAACTAGTCATTTCAAAAGATACACTTTCTGAAAATAAGAAAACATTGCATTTTCAAATAGTAACTATTTTTCAGGTCTTCTATCATAAGCTTGTAAAGGTGTATTGTCATGGATGTGAATGAGAAGATTAATTAAGATGCTGCCACCTTCTGCTGGTTCTAACTGCTCAGAAGTCAGTAAGATTCTCTTCAAAGTGCAAAACAGTAAAACCAAGGATGTGCACACTTCCCCTACAGTCGGATATCTATTTCCATTTTCATGTTGAGGGTTGATAATATTTTGGACAAGGGCCATTAGCAATGACTTctagaaaattttataataaatcagAAAAGGGATCTGTTCTCGCATTCACATCCTTAGTGGTAGCTGTAGATATTGACATTGATTAACCATATACAAACTTAATTCAAGTAAACTACTCAGAAAATTTTATGCTTCTCTAATCCTTGTCATACTATATACAAACTTAATACAACTTCTCCAAGAGAAAAAAAacagtttat comes from the Gossypium hirsutum isolate 1008001.06 chromosome A06, Gossypium_hirsutum_v2.1, whole genome shotgun sequence genome and includes:
- the LOC121230774 gene encoding pentatricopeptide repeat-containing protein At3g56030, mitochondrial, whose translation is MIMATTNFSLNPRLSPQHQNPPFLRPCSLMSILRKLNTKFPNPQFISSFFFTRFSSSAQYVDPGPFDDPFPDEPTSSYYDHQVYKAGRNGDMATVGYLLNKRIKDGCFNTMKTFSFITNTDSSLSILDPLIQTLSRLDKGVTRKQAFDLLIARLCKIERIEDSLRVVQTMMEKRELNAATFHPIVNALSKKKRMEEAWRVVDIMRVAGVKPDVTAYNYLLTAYCSESKLREASAVVKKIEEEGLGADMRTYDALILGACRVGKVEGGLVLLRSMMDAGKSVMYSTHTHLINGMLSIRYYDGAVRFVKACGGRDAMLDQESFGVLANKLVSLGREVEAMVVLSEMKKRGLSFGKKLNDFYEMHLRNIS
- the LOC107942974 gene encoding cleavage stimulation factor subunit 77 isoform X3, which produces MEYIAFLKSMPAANTQEETQRMTAVRKAYQKAVVTPTHHIEQLWRDYENFENSVSRQLAKGLLSEYQPKYNSARAVYRELKKYVDEIDWNMLAIPPTDSCKDQMQWVAWKRLLAFEKGNPQRIDSASNKRIIFSYEQCLMYLYHYPDIWYDYATWQAKSGSMDAAVKVFQRALKALPESEMLKYAYAELEESRGSLQSAKKLYESLLGDAAETTTLAHIQFIRFLRRNEGVEAARKYFLDARKSPSCTYHVYVAYALMAFCLDKDPKVAHNVFEAGLKQFMHEPVYILEYADFLSCLNDDRNIRALFERALSSLPQEESIEVWKRFTQFEKTYGDLASMLKVEQRRKEALSGTSEEGASALETSLLDLISRYSFKDLWPCSSKDLDHLSRQEWLSKNIGKKVDKSALSNGSAMTDKSTSAPSGVSTASLKVLRPDTSQMVIYDPRQHHGTTVPSNTTTAILAASNLSNPMATVVGAASNPLSNPTVSMVDGVSSNAFDEVLKATPPSLSAFLAGLPSIEGPAPNVDIVLSICLQNDYPTVQTKKATSLPSQRTAGPAPSTSDLSGSSKSHPIPSNSSFRPRDRQLGKRKDQERQEEEESTTVQSQPLQRDAFRIRQMQKARGGSASQTGSVSYGSALSGDLSGSTC